A window of Staphylococcus sp. 17KM0847 contains these coding sequences:
- the gndA gene encoding NADP-dependent phosphogluconate dehydrogenase has product MTQQIGVIGLAVMGKNLAWNIESRGYSVSVYNRSSDKTDIMIKESEGKNIVPTYSIEEFVQSLEKPRKILLMVKAGEATDKTIDTLLPLLDNDDILIDGGNTNYQDTIRRNKALAQSGINFIGTGVSGGEVGALTGPSMMPGGQREAYDKVADILSAISAKAADGTPCVTYIGPDGAGHYVKMVHNGIEYADMQLIAESYSMMKNLLGMNHEEIAATFKDWNTGELESYLIEITGDIFTKLDEDDTPLVEKIMDKAGQKGTGKWTSINALELGAPLTIITESVFARFISSLKSQRVHASSLLSGPQAEFTNEDKAAFLEKIRRALYMSKICSYAQGFDQMKTASDVNDWSLQLGELAMIWREGCIIRAQFLQKIKDAYDNDPELQNLLLDGYFKDIVTEYQQALRDVVAMGVQNGIAIPGFAASINYFDSYRSADLPANLIQAQRDYFGAHTYERKDKEGTFHTQWTN; this is encoded by the coding sequence ATGACACAACAAATTGGCGTAATCGGCTTAGCGGTTATGGGTAAAAATTTGGCTTGGAATATTGAATCACGCGGTTATAGTGTATCTGTTTATAACCGTTCTTCTGATAAAACAGATATAATGATTAAAGAATCAGAAGGAAAAAATATTGTGCCAACATACTCTATCGAAGAATTCGTTCAATCACTAGAAAAACCACGTAAAATTTTATTAATGGTTAAAGCTGGTGAAGCAACTGATAAAACAATCGATACATTATTACCTTTATTAGATAATGATGACATTTTAATCGATGGTGGTAATACAAACTATCAAGATACCATTAGACGTAATAAAGCACTTGCACAAAGTGGTATTAATTTTATTGGAACTGGTGTATCCGGTGGAGAAGTCGGTGCGCTGACAGGTCCTTCTATGATGCCTGGCGGACAACGTGAGGCCTATGACAAAGTCGCTGATATTTTGTCAGCTATCTCAGCAAAAGCAGCTGATGGCACACCGTGTGTAACTTATATTGGACCAGATGGTGCAGGTCATTATGTTAAAATGGTGCATAATGGTATTGAATATGCAGATATGCAACTCATTGCTGAAAGTTATAGTATGATGAAAAATCTACTCGGTATGAATCACGAAGAAATTGCTGCAACATTTAAAGACTGGAATACTGGTGAGTTAGAAAGTTACCTCATCGAAATTACAGGAGATATATTCACTAAACTTGACGAAGATGATACACCTCTTGTTGAAAAAATTATGGATAAAGCTGGGCAAAAAGGAACTGGAAAATGGACGTCTATTAATGCATTAGAGCTAGGTGCACCATTGACTATTATTACAGAATCTGTATTTGCACGTTTTATCTCATCTCTTAAATCACAGCGTGTCCATGCCTCAAGTTTACTGTCTGGCCCACAAGCTGAGTTTACAAACGAAGATAAAGCCGCATTCTTAGAAAAAATTCGTCGTGCTTTATATATGAGTAAAATTTGTTCTTATGCACAAGGATTTGACCAAATGAAAACAGCAAGCGATGTCAATGATTGGTCACTACAATTAGGAGAGCTTGCAATGATTTGGCGTGAAGGTTGTATTATTCGTGCACAATTTTTACAAAAAATTAAAGATGCCTATGACAATGATCCAGAATTACAAAATCTATTGCTTGATGGTTACTTTAAAGATATCGTTACGGAATATCAGCAAGCATTGCGTGATGTTGTAGCTATGGGTGTTCAAAATGGTATTGCAATTCCTGGTTTTGCTGCAAGTATTAACTATTTTGATAGTTATCGTAGTGCAGATTTACCAGCCAACTTAATTCAAGCACAACGCGATTACTTCGGTGCACATACTTATGAACGCAAAGACAAAGAGGGAACATTCCATACTCAATGGACAAACTAA
- a CDS encoding AraC family transcriptional regulator, whose translation MDVIKHVQQAIVYIEDHLLDSFDLQVLSDYVELSPYHLEQSFTMIVGYTPSEYCRARRLTLAAQDLIHGANRLIDLAKRYRYSDANAFAHDFSDYHGVSPLQAKTKQDQLNMQNRLYLKLTTTSNPPYPYRLENIGHLSLVGYSRFVPTAQLDHHFIIPDFLEDLQADGRLKDMIRYNDRSPHELFVVSCPLEYGLEVFVGVPSERFPAHLEDRYLSDQQFAVFNLQGEIDFATSEAWHYIETSLQLTLPYERNRLYIEIYPLNISFDDPFTKIQLCVPVNIDS comes from the coding sequence TTGGATGTGATTAAACATGTTCAACAAGCGATTGTTTATATTGAAGATCATCTTTTAGATTCTTTTGACCTTCAAGTTTTAAGTGATTATGTTGAACTTTCCCCCTACCATTTAGAACAATCTTTTACGATGATTGTCGGTTACACACCTTCAGAATATTGTCGAGCAAGACGATTAACATTAGCTGCACAAGACCTTATTCATGGGGCGAATCGATTAATTGATTTGGCAAAAAGATATCGCTATTCCGATGCAAATGCATTTGCACACGATTTTAGTGACTATCATGGCGTATCTCCCTTACAAGCCAAAACGAAACAAGATCAACTCAATATGCAAAATCGATTGTACTTAAAGTTAACTACCACATCAAACCCTCCTTATCCTTATCGTTTGGAAAATATAGGTCACTTATCGTTAGTCGGTTATTCACGATTTGTTCCAACTGCACAACTTGATCATCATTTTATTATTCCTGATTTTTTGGAGGATTTACAAGCAGATGGACGTTTGAAAGATATGATTCGGTATAACGATCGCAGTCCACATGAGTTATTTGTAGTGAGTTGTCCATTAGAATATGGATTGGAAGTTTTCGTCGGTGTACCGAGTGAGCGCTTTCCAGCACATTTGGAAGATCGTTATTTATCAGATCAACAATTTGCAGTTTTTAACTTGCAGGGAGAAATTGATTTTGCTACAAGTGAAGCTTGGCACTACATAGAAACAAGTTTACAATTAACTTTGCCGTATGAACGTAATCGTTTATACATCGAAATCTATCCACTCAATATTTCATTTGATGATCCATTCACAAAAATTCAATTATGTGTTCCAGTCAATATAGATTCTTAA